The following proteins are encoded in a genomic region of Alistipes shahii WAL 8301:
- a CDS encoding sulfatase produces the protein MTCLNHASLAASLAALTVAADAAAASKPKSPAGKRPAVIVIMTDQQTAGAISCAGNPWVRTPAMDALAADGVRFTRAYCPYPLSGPCRAALVTGRMPFEVGAFDNAIRPADADMQAGIGHRLAEAGYECLYAGKWHVPEVNLPDSGTGFRRISKMNDPALADACDAALKEYDGQKPLFLVASLLNPHEICEYGRHETLQYGELAPFSTEECPNLPANFMPSTYAAEALTLEHASSPRYHDTYTYTQDDWRRYLYAYYRLVERADREVGRIVGVLKAHGLYDDAAIVFLSDHGDGAAAHGWNQKWNLQEEVINVPLIVKPPKGAGLRGVRNDEALSNVGLDLYATACDYAGVTPDPGRYRGRSLRPVAEGRQATLHDEVFVETLLPGPGMRGWSVVGPRYKYVLYQWGRNREALYDLQDDPGEMVNLAVDRRYEAELNRLRRAMYDWGVRIGDPKLVRNLRPFAETRN, from the coding sequence ATGACCTGTCTCAACCACGCTTCGCTGGCCGCGTCGCTCGCCGCCCTGACCGTGGCCGCCGATGCCGCCGCCGCTTCGAAACCCAAATCCCCCGCCGGGAAACGTCCCGCCGTCATCGTCATTATGACCGACCAGCAGACCGCCGGAGCCATATCCTGCGCCGGCAATCCGTGGGTCCGGACCCCTGCGATGGATGCGCTGGCCGCCGACGGCGTGCGCTTTACGCGCGCCTACTGCCCCTATCCGCTGAGCGGTCCCTGCCGCGCCGCGCTCGTCACGGGTCGCATGCCCTTCGAGGTCGGGGCCTTCGACAACGCCATACGTCCCGCCGACGCCGATATGCAGGCCGGTATCGGCCACCGCCTCGCCGAGGCGGGTTACGAGTGCCTCTACGCCGGGAAATGGCACGTCCCGGAGGTCAATCTGCCCGATTCGGGCACGGGTTTCCGCCGCATCTCGAAGATGAACGACCCGGCGCTGGCCGACGCCTGCGACGCGGCGCTGAAGGAGTATGACGGACAGAAGCCGCTTTTTCTGGTGGCTTCGCTGCTCAATCCCCACGAAATCTGCGAATACGGACGCCACGAGACACTCCAATACGGCGAACTGGCGCCCTTTTCCACCGAAGAGTGTCCCAACCTTCCGGCCAACTTCATGCCTTCGACCTATGCCGCCGAGGCCCTGACGCTCGAACACGCCTCTTCGCCCCGCTACCACGACACCTACACCTATACGCAGGACGACTGGCGGCGTTATCTCTATGCCTATTACCGTCTGGTGGAGCGTGCCGACCGCGAGGTGGGCCGTATCGTCGGGGTGCTGAAGGCGCACGGGCTTTACGACGACGCGGCGATCGTCTTCCTCTCGGACCACGGCGACGGTGCGGCCGCCCACGGCTGGAACCAGAAATGGAATCTGCAGGAGGAGGTCATCAACGTGCCGCTGATCGTCAAGCCGCCCAAGGGCGCCGGCCTGCGGGGCGTGCGCAACGACGAGGCGCTGTCGAACGTCGGCCTGGACCTCTACGCCACGGCCTGCGACTATGCGGGCGTCACGCCCGACCCCGGGCGTTACCGTGGCCGGAGCCTTCGCCCGGTGGCCGAAGGGCGTCAGGCGACGCTTCACGACGAGGTGTTCGTCGAGACGCTCCTCCCGGGCCCCGGCATGCGCGGCTGGAGCGTCGTCGGCCCGCGTTACAAATACGTCCTCTACCAGTGGGGCCGTAACCGCGAGGCGTTGTACGACCTGCAGGACGATCCCGGCGAGATGGTCAACCTGGCCGTCGATCGCCGTTACGAAGCCGAGCTGAACCGTCTGCGCCGGGCGATGTACGACTGGGGCGTGCGCATCGGCGATCCGAAGCTCGTGCGCAACCTGCGGCCCTTTGCCGAAACCCGAAACTGA